From Podospora bellae-mahoneyi strain CBS 112042 chromosome 3, whole genome shotgun sequence, the proteins below share one genomic window:
- the NdufS1 gene encoding ndufs1 NADH-ubiquinone oxidoreductase subunit (EggNog:ENOG503NW5Z; COG:C), translating into MLRQTLARSAWRTRARASLVANRTFSTTTVRPAEVELTIDGKKVSIEAGSALIQACEKAGVTVPRYCYHEKLMIAGNCRMCLVEVQNAPKPVASCAWPVQPGMVVKTNSPLTHKAREGVMEFLLANHPLDCPVCDQGGECDLQDQSMRYGADRGRFHEIGGKRAVEDKNIGPLIKTSMNRCIHCTRCIRFSNDIAGAPEMGSTGRGNDIQIGTYLEQNLDSEMSGNVIDLCPVGALTSKPYAFRARPWELKKTESIDVLDGLGSNIRVDSRGLEVMRILPRLNDDVNEEWINDKTRFACDGLKTQRLTIPLVRRDGKFEPATWEQALTEISHAYQTLAPKENEFKVIAGALTEVESLVAMKDLANKLGSDNLALDIPGGSQPIAHGVDVRSNYLFNSKIWGIESADCVLLVGTNPRHEAAVLNARIRKQWLRSDLEIGVVGETWKSTFEFDHLGRDLEALKTALSGEFGKKLASAKRPMIVVGSGVTEHPDAKAFYEVVGSFVDKNAGNFQTEEWSGYNVLQRQASRAGAFEVGFVVPNEEVANTKPKFVWLLGADEFDAADVPKDAFIVYQGHHGDKGAEIADVVLPGAAYTEKAGTYVNTEGRTQMTRAATGLPGASRTDWKIIRAVSEFLGAPLPYDDVAQLRDRMVEISPALAAYDVVEPVALRELSKVQLVEQNKGAKVSGEPLRKVVENFYFTDVISRSSPTMARCSAAKETGDPRTNFMAPGMEEDRPMGQVEYGV; encoded by the exons ATGTTGAGGCAGACATTGGCTCGCTCGGCTTGGCGGACGCGGGCCAGAGCCAGCTTGGTCGCCAACAGGACGTTTTCTACGACGACGGTGAGGCCGGCTGAGGTTGAGCTTACCATTG ATGGCAAGAAGGTTTCGATTGAGG CTGGTTCCGCGCTCATTCAAGCTTGCGAGAAGGCGGGTGTGACCGTTCCCAG ATACTGCTACCATGA GAAACTCATGATCGCCGGTAACTGCCGCATGTGCCTCGTCGAAGTCCAGAACGCCCCCAAGCCCGTCGCCTCGTGCGCATGGCCCGTCCAGCCCGGCATGGTCGTCAAGACCAACTCGCCCCTCACACACAAGGCCCGCGAGGGTGTCATGGAGTTCTTGCtcgccaaccaccccctcgacTGCCCCGTCTGCGACCAGGGAGGCGAGTGCGATCTCCAGGATCAGTCGATGCGCTACGGCGCTGATCGTGGCCGGTTTCACGAGATTGGCGGCAAGCGCGCGGTCGAGGACAAGAACATTGGTCCTCTGATCAAGACGAGCATGAACAGGTGTATTCACTGCACTAGGTGCATCCGCTTCTCCAACGACATTGCTGGTGCCCCCGAGATGGGCTCGACTGGTCGTGGCAACGATATTCAGATTGGCACTTACCTCGAGCAGAACTTGGACTCGGAGATGTCTGGTAACGTTATTGATTTGTGCCCTGTCGGTGCGCTGACTTCGAAGCCGTACGCCTTCCGGGCGCGTCCTtgggagctgaagaagaccGAGTCGATTGATgtgttggatgggttgggatcCAACATCAGGGTTGACTCGAGGGGTTTGGAGGTCATGCGCATCTTGCCTCGTTTGAACGACGATGTGAACGAGGAGTGGATCAACGACAAGACTCGCTTTGCTTGCGACGGTCTCAAGACGCAGAGGTTGACGATTCCTCTGGTGCGCAGGGATGGCAAGTTTGAGCCGGCTACTTGGGAGCAGGCTCTTACCGAGATTTCGCATGCTTACCAGACGCTGGCTCCCAAGGAGAACGAGTTCAAGGTTATTGCTGGCGCTCTGACCGAGGTTGAGTCTTTGGTCGCCATGAAGGATCTTGCCAACAAGCTTGGTTCGGATAACCTCGCTCTCGACATTCCCGGCGGCAGCCAGCCTATTGCTCACGGTGTTGATGTCCGGTCCAACTACCTCTTCAACTCCAAGATCTGGGGCATCGAGTCTGCCGACTGCGTTCTTCTCGTTGGCACCAACCCCAGACATGAGGCTGCGGTCTTGAACGCCCGCATCAGGAAGCAATGGCTCCGCTCTGATCTTGagattggtgttgttggcgagaCGTGGAAGTCTACCTTTGAGTTTGACCACCTCGGCCGGGACCTTGAGGCCCTCAAGACTGCTCTCAGTGGCGAGTTTGGCAAGAAGCTCGCTTCCGCCAAGCGGCCCATGATTGTTGTTGGCTCTGGTGTCACGGAGCACCCCGACGCCAAGGCCTTTTACGAGGTCGTCGGCAGCTTCGTCGACAAGAACGCCGGCAACTTCCAGACCGAGGAGTGGAGCGGCTACAACGTCCTTCAGCGCCAGGCTTCCCGCGCGGGCGCCTTTGAGGTCGGCTTCGTCGTCCCCAACGAGGAGGtggccaacaccaagcccaagTTTGTCTGGCTTTTGGGTGCCGACGAGTTTGACGCGGCCGACGTCCCCAAGGACGCATTCATTGTTTACCAGGGCCATCATGGTGACAAGGGCGCCGAGATTGCGGACGTTGTCCTGCCCGGTGCGGCGTACACGGAGAAGGCGGGTACCTATGTCAACACGGAGGGCCGCACGCAGATGACGAGGGCCGCGACGGGCCTGCCGGGCGCCAGCAGGACGGACTGGAAGATCATCCGGGCGGTGAGCGAGTTCCTTGGGGCGCCGCTGCCGTATGATGACGTGGCTCAGCTGAGGGACAGGATGGTGGAGATTTCTCCTGCGCTGGCGGCGTACGATGTTGTCGAGCCGGTTGCTCTGAGGGAGCTGAGCAAGGTGCAGCTTGTGGAGCAGAACAAGGGGGCGAAGGTTAGTGGGGAGCCGTTGagaaaggtggtggagaactTTTATTTTACGGATGTGATTTCTAGAAG CTCCCCGACGATGGCGCGCTGCTCGGCGGCCAAGGAGACGGGTGATCCCAGGACGAACTTTATGGCTCCGGGcatggaggaggataggCCGATGGGACAGGTTGAGTATGGTGTATAG
- a CDS encoding hypothetical protein (EggNog:ENOG503PT3W), whose protein sequence is MEGSFDLGDLMDLDGSFKPPVKEEKEKIPPLRNVAGHMFVPVSFDLTTATPLQGRMQRLEHILKSIEFHRQGSRENLYYMFDREKQRLINEAEEVENQLGQDYRPSLTPQEEDSFLASVSAPADPNKDYNVKSEAVLPLKQAIRPEPADKPLPVREKTVRDLMFLIESSISELDSFENAMKGIRDKYAVYKATGSTVDGVRVSGDAVGSNKRHRGLGDHSLDVSGTPLASGEEKDLDLAKTFSELAKQESSATRQQGLITPRQVLLRSKHVPSSSPLSKITSLTEDETSLSSSTATPSAVQASLMPEQISHLSKKASPSAAQTSLTQKQTSVRSKKTLPLTSPGPLMTKVASMPSKKGTSSTTQSPLPAKTPSSPFETATASPRSTTPVPQRIIQNHTNITPQSGNSGLPRKQTYMLPTESSTKKKRSIKSSSLKPVAISPTPAVPSPSSLSTPTMVTTRPNLPISSSSTGLDKLRSLSISNDLPQKRLADVLSPQHSGDDEAVGKRPAVKKSRPSIETASGAETETPPPGTGSSSKKRVVKKKGMPPNSNCLATIFANASNAVGGEREGEKKKRYETLSPRARRAAQERQWREVREERERAREEEEERKREVEGKRGFGREGRGGRLCRGR, encoded by the exons aTGGAGGGCTCCTTCGACCTCGGAGATCTGATGGACCTCGACGGCTCCTTCAAGCCGCCTGtcaaagaggagaaggagaagatccCCCCGCTTAGGAACGTAGCTGGTCACATGTTCGTTCCCGTTAGTTTCGACCTCACCACAGCGACACCCCTGCAGGGCCGGATGCAGCGCCTGGAGCACATTCTCAAAAGCATCGAGTTTCACCGCCAGGGGTCGAGAGAGAATCTGTACTACATGTTTGATCGCGAGAAACAGCGGCTTATCAACGAGGCTGAAGAGGTCGAGAATCAGCTCGGTCAGGACTACCGCCCTTCTCTCACgccgcaggaggaggattccTTCTTGGCGAGTGTGAGTGCCCCGGCTGATCCGAATAAGGATTACAATGTCAAGTCGGAAGCTGTGCTGCCGTTGAAGCAGGCTATCAGGCCGGAGCCGGCGGACAAGCCGTTGCcggtgagggagaagacggTGAGGGACTTGATGTTTTTGATTGAGAGCTCGATCAGCGAGCTGGACAGCTTTGAGAATGCGATGAAGGGCATCAGGGACAAGTATGCGGTGTat AAGGCAACGGGTTCAACTGTTGACGGCGTCCGGGTTTCCGGGGATGCTGTTGGGAGCAATAAGAGACACCGTGGATTGGGAGATCACTCATTGGATGTGTCTGGGACACCTTTGGcttcgggggaggagaaagattTGGACTTGGCAAAGACATTTTCGGAACTGGCGAAGCAGGAGTCTTCAGCCACGAGACAGCAGGGCTTGATCACACCGAGACAGGTGTTGCTGCGATCAAAACATgtaccgtcatcatcaccattgTCAAAGATCACTTCGTTGACAGAGGATGAAACCTCGCTTTCGTCAAGCACAGCTACACCCTCGGCAGTACAGGCTTCATTGATGCCGGAACAGATCTCGCATCTATCAAAGAAAGCCTCACCGTCGGCGGCACAGACTTCGTTGACGCAAAAGCAAACCTCGGTTCGGTCGAAGAAGACCCTACCCTTGACATCACCAGGTCCATTGATGACAAAAGTGGCCTCCATGCCGTCTAAAAAGGGTACATCTTCTACAACACAATCCCCCTTGCCGGCAAAGACGCCTTCATCACCGTTTGAAACGGCGACAGCCTCACCCCGCTCAACAACGCCAGTTCCTCAGAGAATCATCCAGAaccacaccaacatcacTCCCCAATCTGGTAACAGCGGTCTTCCCCGAAAACAAACCTACATGTTGCCTACCGAATCCTCGACTAAAAAGAAGAGATCGATAAAGTCGTCCAGTCTCAAGCCTGTCGCCATCTCTCCCACTCCAGCTGTCCCTAGCCCTTCGAGCTTGTCTACACCGACGATGGTAACCACCCGACCCAACCTGCCCATCTCTAGCTCTTCGACGGGACTGGACAAACTCAGATCCCTCTCCATCAGCAACGACCTCCCCCAGAAGCGGTTGGCTGATGTTTTATCTCCGCAGCacagtggtgatgatgaagcggTTGGAAAGCGGCCGGcggtgaagaagagcagACCGAGTATAGAGACAGCTAGTGGTGCTGAGAcagaaacaccaccaccaggcacTGGCAGTTCAAGCAAGAAGAGGgttgtcaagaagaaggggatgcCTCCAAACTCGAACTGTTTGGCGACGATCTTTGCTAATGCGAGTAatgctgttgggggggagagggaaggggagaagaagaagaggtatgAGACTTTGAgtccgagggcgaggagggcggcgcaGGAGCGGCagtggagggaggtgagggaggagagggagagagcgagggaggaggaggaggagagaaagagggaggtggaagggaaacgagggtttgggagggaagggagggggggaaggttgtGTAGAGGTAGATGA
- a CDS encoding hypothetical protein (COG:A; EggNog:ENOG503NXEM; BUSCO:EOG0926534P), giving the protein MAFMVIPNCASAATLTTRGQQRNTGHRTVEERKRKKRSWKISAWLYLNTGKFLVEGGPCTHANLPAVLFVCLILSIRLHFGACQPHHVQLGSSPCLGLALPIKVGPQFYLLHHHFVPLTTKMDAASIEEINKVRRAMGMKPLPVPGAAPQEAAKEPSPDPETGEKASTLEIREAEGFENYRKAQEAEEAKRKRAEKLAAIKKARELAQRNAVLQGKGLADDDDELDTKSWLKSQKKRQKKIEAEEKARAEKEAAERKAAEHTAADLAGVKVAHDMASFLDGDDQVLTLKDTGVLEEEEGDELENSELREREKLQERLDLKKKKPVYDPNDIDETGQIGILSHYDEEIHGKKKKAFTLDAVGTSSDLADILAQAPVQKRRQQVGDLDTLEDAPPPVSDYLDASEIKVKKPKKKSKSSRQKKDDDDVLFPGDTTNLDNDMDIDGGAITFTKKRKVITDDFADDEDLQTSLAQQRRDALKKRKKTRPEDIARQLRETTNDPDDALPSTEKAVVIDEISEFVDTLRANRDQEEQRRKAPKPKLENGLAAVTAMEDESSDEEMADAHDPRNEYEPSSTRRTTTPLAELPLGVEEEKTVAQGMGATLSLLRDRHLLEEGQGAEAAEKFRQRQRFLAELNRRMALFDEETRLQREKDRESERFKRMSTKEKEMWQQQQNSIREMHQSRVIDALYREGYKPDVQLRYIDEDGRSLGQKEAFKELSHQFHGKGSGKGKTDKKLKKLAEEKRRMEQSILDAGQIVGLGSAARDQGKRRREAGVRLA; this is encoded by the exons atggcatTCATGGTAATACCGAACTGCGCCAGCGCTGCGACTCTGACCACCCGAGGGCAGCAGAGGAACACTGGGCACAGGACCgttgaagagagaaaaaggaaaaagagaagtTGGAAAATCTCAGCTTGGCTTTACCTAAATACTGGCAAATTTTTGGTGGAAGGTGGTCCGTGCACGCATGCAAATTTGCCAGCCGTGCTGTTTGTCTGCCTTATCTTATCAATCCGGCTCCACTTTGGAGCATGTCAGCCTCATCATGTCCAGCTTGGCTCGTCGCCTTGCCTTGGGCTTGCCTTGCCAATCAAGGTTGGTCCTCAATTTTATCTACTCCATCATCATTTTGTGCCATTAACAACAAAAATGGACGCTGCGTCGATAGAAGAGATCAACAAGGTCCGCCGGGCCATGGGCATGAAGCCCTTGCCTGTGCCTGGAGCAGCGCCACAGGAAGCAGCGAAAGAACCATCCCCAGACCCCGAGACTGGCGAGAAGGCGAGCACCCTCGAGATTCGCGAAGCAGAAGGATTCGAAAACTACAGAAAGGCGCAAGAAGCCGAAGAAGCGAAACGGAAACGCGCCGAGAAGCTTGCTGCGATCAAGAAGGCGCGTGAGCTGGCTCAGCGCAATGCGGTTCTGCAAGGCAAGGGCCTCgcagacgacgatgacgagctcGACACCAAGTCCTGGCTGAAGAGCCAAAAGAAACGACAAAAGAAAATCGAGGCGGAAGAGAAGGCCCGGGCAGAGAAAGAGGCAGCGGAAAGGAAGGCGGCTGAGCATACAGCTGCTGACTTGGCCGGTGTCAAGGTTGCGCACGACATGGCCAGCTTCCTGGATGGAGATGATCAGGTCCTCACATTGAAGGATACGGGTGTGctagaagaggaggaaggggatgagctggagaacTCCGAGCTGAGGGAACGGGAGAAGCTGCAGGAGAGGCTAGATctgaaaaagaagaagccagtGTACGACCCAAACGACATTGACGAGACGGGTCAGATTGGGATCCTGTCGCATTACGATGAGGAGATTCAcggaaagaagaagaaggctttcACGCTGGATGCAGTGGGGACGTCATCAGATTTGGCCGACATTCTTGCTCAAGCGCCAGTTCAGAAGAGAAGGCAACAAGTGGGGGATCTCGACACTCTTG AGGACGCTCCTCCCCCAGTGTCAGACTACCTCGACGCCTCGGAGATCAAAgtcaagaagcccaagaaaAAGTCCAAGTCATCACggcagaagaaggatgacgacgacgtgTTATTCCCAGGGGACACAACCAACCTCGATAACGACATGGATATAGACGGCGGCGCCATCACGTTCACGAAGAAGCGCAAAGTTATCACTGACGACTTTGCTGACGACGAGGAcctccaaacctccctcGCTCAACAAAGACGAGATGCCCTCAAGAAACGAAAAAAGACTCGGCCAGAGGACATTGCCCGTCAGCTGAGGGAAACAACCAACGACCCCGATGACGCTCTCCCCTCTACAGAAAAGGCCGTTGTCATTGACGAGATCAGCGAGTTCGTCGACACGCTCCGCGCAAACAGGGACCAAGAGGAACAGCGCAGAAAGGCGCCCAAACCCAAGCTAGAAAACGGCCTCGCTGCGGTGACAGCGATGGAGGACGAGTCCTCGGATGAAGAAATGGCCGACGCCCACGATCCGCGCAATGAATACgagccctcctccacccgccgcaccaccacccccttggCCGAACTCCCTCTCGgcgtggaagaagaaaagacggTCGCCCAAGGCATGGgcgccaccctctccctcctccgcgacCGTCACCTCCTCGAAGAAGGCCAGGGTGCCGAAGCAGCCGAAAAGTTCCGTCAGCGCCAGAGATTTCTCGCCGAGCTCAACCGGCGCATGGCTCTTTTCGATGAAGAAACCCGCCTCCAGCGTGAGAAGGACCGTGAGAGCGAGCGGTTCAAGAGGATGTCgacaaaagagaaagagatgtggcagcagcagcagaacagCATCAGAGAGATGCACCAGAGCAGGGTTATTGATGCCTTGTATCGGGAGGGGTACAAGCCGGACGTGCAGCTGAGGTATATTGATGAGGACGGGAGGAGTCTGGGTCAGAAGGAGGCGTTTAAGGAGTTGAGTCATCAGTTCCATGGGAAGGGGtctgggaaggggaagacggataagaagctgaagaagctggcggaggagaagaggaggatggagcaGAGCATTTTGGATGCGGGGCAGATTGTGGGATTGGGGAGTGCGGCGAGGGAtcaggggaagaggaggagggaggcgggtgTGAGGTTGGCATAG
- a CDS encoding hypothetical protein (COG:G; CAZy:GH15; EggNog:ENOG503NVQU; CAZy:CBM20), which yields MALLAVPNIIQDLIPAAASESINPWTWNLNLNASGLYEYLPTMHALSKFALLGACAVQSVMGLPEHVERREANLLKRNVDDWINRETPIAWEKLLCNIGPNGCAVRNQGVPAGVVVASPSRSDPDYFYTWTRDAALVYKGLADAFRRNYTEDLHTQLKNFVSSQAKLQGVGNPAGGLNDGQGLGEPKFMVDLKEFTGEWGRPQRDGPPLRAIALIRYAKWLVENGHKAVWPTIENDLKYSAQYWNQTGFDLWEEVPGSSFFTIASTHRALVEGAQLGAVLGKPTRAYTAVAPQVLCFQQSFWNAREGFVVSNINGGEWRRGRDANSILASIHNFDPSAGCDANTFQPCSDRALSNHKVVVDSFRSIYNINRGIAQNKAVAVGRYSEDVFYNGNPWFLATFAAAEQLYDALLVWKAQGSIAITQTSLPFFRDHVSGATVGTHTAGSATYNQIISAITAYADGFIEVASKYAHSNGALNEQIDRNTGQPIAAPDLTWSYSAFLTATARRDGYIPTGWGAGQATALPAGQCQKFEVAGNYNLPPTPVFPSNLTPAANAPVEQITAVPTGCTNPEKVFVTFNERASTSWGQVIKVVGNVPELGSWDVNKAVPLSASKYTSGDPLWSITLPIQAGSSVQYKYIRITNGVAGVSWEGGDNRAFSVPGPTCDVQNRWDNWR from the exons ATGGCTCTCCTCGCCGttcccaacatcatccagGACCTcatcccagcagcagcctccgaGTCAATCAACCCTTGGACCTGGAACCTGAACCTGAACGCCTCTGGTCTCTACGAATACCTTCCCACCATGCACGCCTTGTCCAAGTTCGCCCTGCTGGGCGCCTGCGCCGTTCAGTCGGTGATGGGTCTGCCCGAACATGTCGAGAGACGTGaggccaacctcctcaagcgCAACGTCGACGACTGGATCAACAGAGAGACCCCCATCGCCTGGGAGAAGCTCCTCTGCAACATCGGCCCCAATGGCTGTGCTGTTCGCAACCAGGGTGTTCCCGCCGGTGTCGTTGTTGCCAGCCCTTCCCGCTCCGACCCTGACT ACTTCTACACCTGGACCAGAGATGCCGCCCTCGTCTACAAGGGCCTTGCTGATGCCTTCCGCCGCAACTACACCGAGGATCTCCACACCCAGCTCAAGAACTTTGTCTCCTCCCAGGCCAAACTTCAGGGTGTCGGCAACCCGGCCGGTGGTCTCAACGACGGCCAGGGTCTTGGTGAGCCCAAGTTCATGGTTGATCTCAAGGAGTTCACCGGCGAGTGGGGCCGCCCCCAGCGCGATGGTCCTCCTCTCCGTGCCATTGCCCTGATCCGCTACGCCAAGTGGCTCGTTGAGAACGGCCACAAGGCT GTCTGGCCCACCATCGAGAACGATCTCAAGTACTCGGCCCAATACTGGAACCAGACCGGTTTCGACCTCTGGGAGGAGGTTCccggctcctccttcttcaccatcgcCAGCACCCACCGTGCCCTCGTCGAGGGTGCTCAGCTCGGCGCCGTCCTCGGCAAGCCCACCCGTGCTTACACTGCCGTCGCCCCTCAGGTTCTCTGCTTCCAGCAGTCTTTCTGGAACGCTCGCGAAGGTTTCGTtgtctccaacatcaacggTGGTGAGTGGCGCCGCGGCCGTGACGCCAACTCGATCCTCGCCTCCATCCACAACTTCGACCCCTCCGCCGGCTGCGATGCCAACACTTTCCAGCCCTGCTCCGACAGGGCGCTCTCCAACCAcaaggtcgtcgtcgactCTTTCCGCTCCATCTACAACATCAACCGCGGCATCGCCCAGAACAAGGCCGTCGCTGTTGGCCGCTACTCTGAGGATGTCTTTTACAACGGCAACCCCTGGTTCCTCGCCAcctttgccgccgccgagcaGCTCTACGATGCTCTCCTCGTCTGGAAGGCCCAGGGctccatcgccatcacccaGACCTCGCTTCCTTTCTTCCGCGACCACGTCTCGGGCGCCACCGTCGGCACCCACACCGCCGGCTCCGCCACCTACAACCAGATCATctccgccatcaccgcctaCGCCGACGGCTTCATCGAGGTCGCCTCCAAGTACGCCCACTCCAACGGTGCCTTGAACGAGCAGATCGACCGCAACACCGGCCAGCCCATCGCCGCCCCCGATCTCACCTGGTCCTACTCCGCCTTcctcaccgccaccgcccgTCGCGACGGTTACATCCCCACCGGCTGGGGCGCCGGCCAggccaccgccctccccgccggACAGTGCCAAAAGTTTGAGGTTGCCGGCAActacaacctcccccccacgcccgtcttcccctccaacctcacccccgccgccaacgcCCCCGTCGAGCAGATCACCGCTGTTCCCACCGGCTGCACCAACCCCGAGAAGGTCTTTGTCACGTTCAACGAGCGCGCTTCTACTTCCTGGGGCCAGGTGATCAAGGTTGTCGGCAACGTTCCCGAGCTCGGCAGCTGGGACGTCAACAAGGCTGTTCCGCTTTCCGCGTCCAAGTACACCTCTGGGGACCCGTTGTGGTCTATCACTCTGCCTATCCAGGCCGGGAGCAGTGTTCAGTACAAGTACATCCGCATCACGAACGGTGTTGCCGGTGTtagctgggaggggggtgacaATAGGGCTTTTAGCGTGCCGGGGCCTACTTGCGATGTTCAGAATCGGTGGGATAACTGGAGGTAA
- a CDS encoding hypothetical protein (EggNog:ENOG503NY9D; COG:S), translating to MNSIEASHAPDASGATPKQLDHIPNLRLSDGNEIPFLGYGLGTANFKRGDKSKFNEDVVAATVTALKAGYTHLDGAEAYGNEKELGTAIQTSGIPRSTLFITTKTSCRQGETIQQAFDRSLSNLSLDYVDLYLIHSPFFGSPLSSPEALQSAWAEMEAIKDSGRAKSIGVSNFLPHHLESILSTAKHPPVINQVEYHPYLQHEDDFVDFHRRHNIALAAYAPLTPITKAPGGPVDQVYERLANKYGVGEGEVGLRWVLDQGIVALTTSKREERLKGWLSKLPKFKLTPREVKEISEAGKGRHYRGFWNNRFEEGDRR from the exons ATGAACTCCATCGAAGCCTCCCACGCCCCCGACGCCTCAGGCGCAACCCCCAAACAGCTCGaccacatccccaacctcaggCTCAGCGACGGCAATGAAATCCCCTTT CTCGGCTACGGCCTCGGCACCGCAAACTTCAAACGTGGCGACAAGTCCAAGTTCAACGAAGATGTCGTCGCCGCCACCGTCACCGCCCTCAAGGCAGGGTACACCCACCTCGACGGCGCAGAAGCCTACGGCAACGAAAAAGAACTCGGTACCGCCATCCAAACCTCCGGCATCCCCCGCTCAACCCTCTTCATCACGACCAAAACCTCGTGCCGCCAAGGCGAAACAATCCAACAAGCCTTTGACCGCTCTCTCTCCAACCTTTCCCTCGATTACGTAGACCTCTACCTGATCCACTCCCCTTTCTTCGgctcccctctctcctcccctgAAGCCCTCCAGTCGGCTTGGGCAGAAATGGAAGCGATCAAAGACTCAGGCCGCGCCAAATCAATCGGCGtctccaacttcctccctcaccacctggAATCAATCCTCTCAACAGCCAAGCACCCCCCAGTGATCAACCAGGTTGAATACCACCCCTACCTCCAGCACGAAGACGATTTTGTCGATTTCCACAGGAGGCATAATATCGCCTTGGCGGCGTACGCCCCGCTGACGCCGATCACTAAAGCCCCGGGCGGTCCGGTGGATCAAGTCTATGAACGACTGGCAAACAAATACggagtgggggagggggaggtagggctgaggtgggtgttggacCAGGGGATTGTCGCGTTGACAACCAGCAAAAGGGAGGAGAGACtgaaggggtggttgagTAAGCTGCCGAAATTCAAACTCACTCCCAGAGAGGTGAAAGAGATAAGCGAGGCGGGGAAAGGGAGGCACTACAGGGGTTTTTGGAATAATaggtttgaggagggcgatAGGCGGtag